The Spongiibacter tropicus DSM 19543 sequence CATCCATGAGCTACTCCGCGGCCGGACGGTCGCTGAAGACCAACAGCACATTGCGACTGCGATCCAACTCCGCCAGCGGTTTGGCACGCACCTCAGCAAACGGTTTGCCGGGGTCAATCGCCACCTTCGTCACCTCACCCACCGGATAACCGGCGGGAAAACGCCCACCCAACCCGGAACTGACCAGCAGATCGCCGACCTGGATATCGGTGGTCGCGGCAACATGGGAAACACTGAGTTCATCAATCAGCCCGCTGCCCTCAGCAATGGCACGCAGTCCGTTGCGACTGATACGAACAGGGATGGCGTGAGCGCTGTCGGTAATAAGCAGCACTCGACTGTGGTGAAGACCGACTTCAACAATCTGCCCGAGCAGGCCCTTGGCATCAATGACCGGCTGGCCGACAAAGGCTTTGTCCTCGCTGCCCTTATCGACCATGAGCATATGGCGACTGGGGTCGGAAGCGACCGCCACCACCTCAGCGACCACGACGGTATCGGTCACCCGCTCCGCCGAATTCATCAACTCACGCAGCCGCACATTCTCGGCTCGCAACTCGATATGTTTTTGCAGTTTGGCATTCAGAATCAGCGACTCCGCCCGGAGCGCCTTGTTTTCTTCGATCAGCTTGCTGCGACTGGTGACCAGCTCACTGAACTCGCCGCTGAGCCGGGAGGGGATATCTGCCAGCCAGTAGAACGGCGTAGCGATCGCCGACAGTTGGGTTCGCAGTGGACCCATAAACTCCAACCGGCTGCCCAGCAGAATCAATACCAGAGCGAGACCGCCCAGCACCAGTAAACGGCCACCCGATGAGGGTGGTTTGGAGAATACCGGTTTAATCGCCGCGTCCTCCCGCTGCCACCCAGCGCATGCTTATTCCGCTGACAAGATATCGAGGTGATGGCGATCCATCATTTCCAACGCTTTACCGCCGCCACGCGCCACACAGGACAGGGGATCTTCGGCGATCACCACCGGCAACGCACTTTCGTCCGCAATCAGCTGATCGATGCCGCTCAACAGCGCACCCCCCCCCGTCAGGACAATACCGGTCTCTGCGATATCCGCAGCCAGCTCTGGAGGAGACTGTTCCAGCGCGCGTTTAACGCCCTGAATAATCACCTGCAAGGGCTCCTGCAGAGCCTCGAGAATCTCATCGCTGTTCAGGGTAAAGCGACGGGGAATCCCCTCTGCCAGATTGCGGCCGCGAACATCGATTTCACGCAGCTCGCTGCCGGGGTAGGCACAGCCGATTTCCTGTTTGATGCGCTCGGCGGTAGCATCGCCGATCAAGCTGCCGTAGGTGCGGCGCACGTGAGTCACAATCGCCTCGTCAAAACGGTCACCACCTACCCGCACAGAATCGGAGTACACCACACCATTCAGCGAGATAATGGCAATCTCCGTGGTGCCGCCACCGATATCCACAACCATCGAGCCCGAGGCTTCTTCAACCCGGAGGCCCGCACCAATGGCCGCCGCCATAGGTTCTTCAATCAGACGCACTTCACGGGCACCGGCACTGAGCACCGACTCACGAATCGCCCTGCGCTCTACCTGAGTACTTTTACAGGGAACACTCACCAGCACACGGGGGCTGGGGCGGATGAAACTGTTCTGATGGACCAGCTTGATGAAATGCTGCAGCATTTTCTCGGTGACCTGAAAGTCGGCAATGACCCCGTCTTTCATCGGCCGGATGGCAGTAATATTGCCCGGCGTCCGGCCCAGCATACGCTTGGCCTCCATGCCCACCGCTTCGATCGTCTTCTGACCGTTGTGAACCCGAATTGCCACCACCGATGGCTCATCCAGAACAATTCCCTGTCCACGAACATATATAAGGGTGTTTGCCGTTCCCAAATCGATCGACAGATCGTTGGAGAACATGCCGCGAATTCGTTTCAACATGTGCGATTATCACCTTGTACGGTTCAACTAAGAAAAGAACCGGGCTGGCAGGGTCGAAAGCGCGCCACATTGGGCAGTACGAACCCCTAGATTAAAAACTTTGCCACTCTATCAATGGCAGGGATTTAGGGCAAGGCGCAAGTATGATAAGTTTACGGGCTTTTCCTAAGCCGGGTCGGGCATGCCCCCGACGATCGCAGGTGCCGCCACAGGCGCCACTCCAACAGGAATGAACCATGAGTTTAGAACAGAGCGACATCGCCAAATTGGCAAGACTCGCGCGCATCCGTATTACGGAAGAAAGCAGCGAAGAATTGCGCCAGCGAATCGGCGATATTCTCGGCATGATCGACACTATGCAGGCCGTTGACACTCAGGCGATCGAACCGATGGCCAACCCCCACGATGCCAGCCAGCGGCTGCGCGCCGACGTGGTTACAGAGACCGACCAGCGTGAGCATTTCCAGCGCATTGCACCCAGCACGGAAGACGGGCTGTATCTGGTGCCCAAGGTCATAGACTGAGCCCCACTCGCCCACGCCACAGAATTGAGAGAGCAGACGCCACCATGCCAAGCCACACCGTTGCCGACCTGTTGCGCGGCCTCGCCGCCGGCGACTTTTCC is a genomic window containing:
- the mreC gene encoding rod shape-determining protein MreC, whose protein sequence is MKPVFSKPPSSGGRLLVLGGLALVLILLGSRLEFMGPLRTQLSAIATPFYWLADIPSRLSGEFSELVTSRSKLIEENKALRAESLILNAKLQKHIELRAENVRLRELMNSAERVTDTVVVAEVVAVASDPSRHMLMVDKGSEDKAFVGQPVIDAKGLLGQIVEVGLHHSRVLLITDSAHAIPVRISRNGLRAIAEGSGLIDELSVSHVAATTDIQVGDLLVSSGLGGRFPAGYPVGEVTKVAIDPGKPFAEVRAKPLAELDRSRNVLLVFSDRPAAE
- a CDS encoding rod shape-determining protein, translated to MLKRIRGMFSNDLSIDLGTANTLIYVRGQGIVLDEPSVVAIRVHNGQKTIEAVGMEAKRMLGRTPGNITAIRPMKDGVIADFQVTEKMLQHFIKLVHQNSFIRPSPRVLVSVPCKSTQVERRAIRESVLSAGAREVRLIEEPMAAAIGAGLRVEEASGSMVVDIGGGTTEIAIISLNGVVYSDSVRVGGDRFDEAIVTHVRRTYGSLIGDATAERIKQEIGCAYPGSELREIDVRGRNLAEGIPRRFTLNSDEILEALQEPLQVIIQGVKRALEQSPPELAADIAETGIVLTGGGALLSGIDQLIADESALPVVIAEDPLSCVARGGGKALEMMDRHHLDILSAE
- the gatC gene encoding Asp-tRNA(Asn)/Glu-tRNA(Gln) amidotransferase subunit GatC; the protein is MSLEQSDIAKLARLARIRITEESSEELRQRIGDILGMIDTMQAVDTQAIEPMANPHDASQRLRADVVTETDQREHFQRIAPSTEDGLYLVPKVID